The stretch of DNA TTTCGTAGTCGCTAAATAGATCCTGTCATATGTGGAAAAAAGACCTTGTAACTTTCACGGTGTTAATTTATCTTAGAGGAGTAGCAGCCCCCTCAACATTTTCTTCATGTTGTTCGGTGTTTTCAAACAACCCTGGCAATATGCTCAGATTATGACATTTAAGTTCATTTGCTTCTGCATAATTATGTCAATTAATGCAATCCATATTTTTAACTACTACTTGCGTGTGTGGAAGCAAGGTGATTACCCTCTCAAACCAGTTTGGTTTTATATAATATCTTGTACTCAAAATCCAGAGTGATTGATGGCACTTTGTGCACCATAGCTATTTGCTCTTACTAACAACACTAATGAAAGTCTGTGAAACCCCGTTGTGTCTAGAGCAGCTTGAATTGATGCCATTGCAGTCATAACCACTTTTGCATGAGACTAAAACCCCTCTATTTTTGTTCCGGGGAGTGGCATAGTTTGGTTGGGGGAATCTTGGGATTTTGCCCCCTTTTTATTTCATTAGACCATTTTCCCACTCTCAGCTCTTCTGAAGGCTAATTGATGTAGGTGTCTTCTCTCTTAGACACTCATTGACCAACTGCTCTCAGCTGCATTTCCGGCCAGCCCACACTCCGGAACTCTGGCACACCCTTCTGTGGTGCCTCTGTTGATATCCTTCGGGATTGGTTCTGTTCACGTTAGAGAGGGGTCTATgccttgttttatatttttttactattgtgTTTCAGATATGTTGCCCCACTTAccattaaaatttaagaaaatgaaagtgGAGGATGAGTaactctttttaaaattattcgtGAAGTAACTTGCACCATTGCTATATGCCTTGctgaaatttcaatttctttcagAGTTACGAATTTGTTTATTGGGTTAGGAAATTTGTAAGTTTCACAAGTGGTAAATTAgcattactttaaaataaatattgactttctttgtttttcagGTTCCTCTAGCTCCATTACAAAGAGGTAATGGCCCTCCTTTTCTCAATCAAATGTGGCAGAATGAGCCTCATGGTATCGTCAATCAACCTCCTGAGCAAGGGATCCCTGTCATGATTACATGGAACTACGGTGGTAACAACGTGGCTGCTGAGGGATCCTGGGATAACTGGACCTCTAGGTGAATTTTAAGCACTCTTTTGTCAGTGACAacatatttattgtatttgacATAAAATAGTTATCGTGTCTGTATATACTCTACAATGAGATCAGTAacgttaaatttattatttgcaGGAAGGCACTGCAGCGAGCTGGCAAGGATCACTCAATCTTATTAGTCCTTCCACCAGGAATATATCATTACAGGTTCATTGTTGATGGTGAAGAGAGATTTATTCCTGACCTTCCTAATGTAACTGACGAGATGGGACATGTTTGCAATCTTCTTGATGTTAATGTATGTATCGTCCTACTTGATTCTCTCTTGatgaaaatatcattttctgaACGTATTTTCGTCTTGAAATTAATTCTCCTGTATAATTTAGTTGTATGCCTGCATTgaagtttttttcttctgtgTGAGGTGATTGCTTCAATTGGGTTTTAAGATGAACTTGACATACAACGATGCCAAAGCTTTTTCCTTGTGTTCTTCTTTTAGGTCTTTATTTTATGTTAGACGATGAGGGTGAACAGGACATGTAGCCAAGGTGGGTGGGACAAGGAAAGAGTAACACGTACCATATTATTTTGTCATGTCTTCATGCCGCATATGGAGATAAAGGTCGAGCATAGACAGGGGAAACACTGGTTTCTGGACTCTGCTATTGGTTCATGGAAACAACTTATAAGTTTTGCAAAGCTAGTTTTCATAGGATTTTGTGCTTTTAGTAAGGTTGGGAGTTAGAAGGAGTTTTGAATGGAAATTGAGTAATAAACTCTTGCAAATTGTTTCCTGATTTTCGTTCTTATTACTTTGAAATTGACTTGACTATcaatatcaaaagaaaattcaactGATTACAAGAATTGTTAATATTTACCTATCCCATTTAGGGAAATTGATTTCTCTTCCAGAAACTGATTTGAATGTTATTGTCTCGCTGCAGGATTATGTGCCAGAAAACCCTGATGGCGTGTCTGAGTTTGAAGCACCACCTTCTCCCGAATCCAGTTATGGTCAAGCATTTCCAGCTGACGAGGACTTTGCAAAAGAGCCAATGTCTGTTCCTTCGCAACTGCATCTTACTGTCCTAGGTATGGAGAACTCTGACGTAGGTTCCTCTTCCAAGCCCCAACATGTAGTGCTAAATCACGTCTTCATAGAGAAAAATTTGGCCTCAAAGTCTGTTGTTGCCCTTGGACTGACTCACAGATTCCAGTCGAAATATGTGACAGTTGTCCTTTACAAACCACTCAAGAGGTAAATATATGATGCTTGTcaattatattaaactttttgtttttttggtagCCTCAGTCTgtaaagataaaatttttaaataatagtccTGACAGGCGGTATAAGAAGGTCCTGTGTCTATAGATATGCTCGAGACTTCTGTTCGGATTTataaatttaacctttttttcaaTCTCTTTTGCTTCTTTTCCTTctataattattgaaataatacTAGGGTGTGCCTTAAATATGATGTTAGTAGAGCTGCTGAAATGGGTAGATTGCTGGTCATGTTTTCTACATTATGACATCCGAACTATTGTACACAAGCAAAAGTATAGCTGAAATTTTAGTGTAGTGCACGTGGTTTATTGAAGTAACAGTAAGTCGTAAAACTAGCCCGGTTAAGCGTGAGTTATGTTTTGTTGTGTTGCATGAGTAGCTTGTCTGCATGGTTAGTATTCCTTAGAATGTATTACTATAAATTTTCGTTTGCATTGTAGGCAACAAAAACAGGAAAATTTCTAAGGTTCTAccattcatttttctttcccttttgtGGTTggtgttttcttaaattttagtgGAAGGTTTCGGgtaagaggaaagaaaaattggaagaGAAAATGTGTATAATTATGCATTCTTACCTATTCTTATTTAGTTAAAGAAAAAAGTCAGAAA from Vigna unguiculata cultivar IT97K-499-35 chromosome 8, ASM411807v1, whole genome shotgun sequence encodes:
- the LOC114195353 gene encoding SNF1-related protein kinase regulatory subunit beta-1, with amino-acid sequence MGNANGREDGSITATVDSPVAETVVGVAHAPDSRPPVRAFSSDSMANSPPQSPRRSRSPILFGPQVPLAPLQRGNGPPFLNQMWQNEPHGIVNQPPEQGIPVMITWNYGGNNVAAEGSWDNWTSRKALQRAGKDHSILLVLPPGIYHYRFIVDGEERFIPDLPNVTDEMGHVCNLLDVNDYVPENPDGVSEFEAPPSPESSYGQAFPADEDFAKEPMSVPSQLHLTVLGMENSDVGSSSKPQHVVLNHVFIEKNLASKSVVALGLTHRFQSKYVTVVLYKPLKR